Proteins encoded in a region of the Scyliorhinus canicula chromosome 2, sScyCan1.1, whole genome shotgun sequence genome:
- the LOC119958100 gene encoding ecto-ADP-ribosyltransferase 5-like isoform X1, with protein MFEGITMRLLSFILIFILSNYGAHAFFQSSEHHLCQVSEKEDNIQMDMAIRSADYYFSHSLESDKIAIDYAKVERMNNATFYNEAWVRAYHEWQQRKMELKVPDGLLEEHVIAILCYTLDRPPLYRYFNKAIRNYGTNDEIYSKCFHYKSLHYLLSVALSVLQNSSWGPDPGTLVYRAMDRKVLVSKGAKIRFGQFASTSLNIIESVSTFAEEETTSNTLFNITTSHGVAIQNFSFFRREEEVLIPPHEVFNVTKVVDWADDLGVRGVNIVLSSIGRKQTEVKLQSDGPGHLRVVRLLEPISPWWFSILAILLILLFAACIFFLKKQKYI; from the coding sequence GGGCTCATGCTTTTTTTCAGAGTTCAGAGCATCACCTCTGCCAAGTTTCAGAAAAAGAAGATAATATCCAAATGGACATGGCAATACGCTCAGCTGATTACTATTTCTCTCATAGCCTGGAATCAGACAAGATAGCAATAGACTATGCGAAAGTGGAACGTATGAATAATGCAACCTTCTATAATGAGGCTTGGGTCCGAGCTTATCATGAATGGCAGCAAAGAAAAATGGAACTCAAGGTACCAGATGGTCTTCTGGAAGAGCATGTCATAGCAATTCTGTGCTACACCTTAGACCGCCCACCTCTATACAGATATTTCAATAAAGCTATTCGAAATTATGGTACAAATGATgaaatatattcaaaatgtttccaCTACAAAAGTTTGCACTATCTTCTGTCTGTAGCGCTGAGTGTATTACAAAACAGTTCTTGGGGTCCTGACCCAGGAACCCTGGTCTACAGAGCAATGGACAGAAAGGTTCTGGTCAGCAAAGGAGCAAAGATCCGTTTTGGTCAGTTTGCTTCAACTTCTCTGAACATAATAGAATCAGTGTCAACATTCGCAGAGGAGGAAACAACCAGTAACACACTGTTTAACATCACAACATCCCATGGTGTTGCCATCCAAAACTTCTCCTTCTTCCGCAGGGAAGAGGAAGTGCTCATTCCACCTCATGAGGTGTTTAatgttactaaagtagttgattGGGCAGATGATTTGGGGGTTCGAGGTGTCAACATCGTCCTTTCATCTATTGGTCGAAAACAAACTGAGGTAAAGCTACAGTCCGATGGCCCCGGACATCTTCGTGTGGTGAGGTTGCTGGAACCAATATCCCCCTGGTGGTTCTCCATTTTAGCAATTTTGCTGATCCTGCTGTTTGCTGCTTGTATCTTCTTTTTGAAGAAACAGAAATACATTTAA
- the LOC119958100 gene encoding ecto-ADP-ribosyltransferase 5-like isoform X2, translated as MSSEHHLCQVSEKEDNIQMDMAIRSADYYFSHSLESDKIAIDYAKVERMNNATFYNEAWVRAYHEWQQRKMELKVPDGLLEEHVIAILCYTLDRPPLYRYFNKAIRNYGTNDEIYSKCFHYKSLHYLLSVALSVLQNSSWGPDPGTLVYRAMDRKVLVSKGAKIRFGQFASTSLNIIESVSTFAEEETTSNTLFNITTSHGVAIQNFSFFRREEEVLIPPHEVFNVTKVVDWADDLGVRGVNIVLSSIGRKQTEVKLQSDGPGHLRVVRLLEPISPWWFSILAILLILLFAACIFFLKKQKYI; from the coding sequence AGTTCAGAGCATCACCTCTGCCAAGTTTCAGAAAAAGAAGATAATATCCAAATGGACATGGCAATACGCTCAGCTGATTACTATTTCTCTCATAGCCTGGAATCAGACAAGATAGCAATAGACTATGCGAAAGTGGAACGTATGAATAATGCAACCTTCTATAATGAGGCTTGGGTCCGAGCTTATCATGAATGGCAGCAAAGAAAAATGGAACTCAAGGTACCAGATGGTCTTCTGGAAGAGCATGTCATAGCAATTCTGTGCTACACCTTAGACCGCCCACCTCTATACAGATATTTCAATAAAGCTATTCGAAATTATGGTACAAATGATgaaatatattcaaaatgtttccaCTACAAAAGTTTGCACTATCTTCTGTCTGTAGCGCTGAGTGTATTACAAAACAGTTCTTGGGGTCCTGACCCAGGAACCCTGGTCTACAGAGCAATGGACAGAAAGGTTCTGGTCAGCAAAGGAGCAAAGATCCGTTTTGGTCAGTTTGCTTCAACTTCTCTGAACATAATAGAATCAGTGTCAACATTCGCAGAGGAGGAAACAACCAGTAACACACTGTTTAACATCACAACATCCCATGGTGTTGCCATCCAAAACTTCTCCTTCTTCCGCAGGGAAGAGGAAGTGCTCATTCCACCTCATGAGGTGTTTAatgttactaaagtagttgattGGGCAGATGATTTGGGGGTTCGAGGTGTCAACATCGTCCTTTCATCTATTGGTCGAAAACAAACTGAGGTAAAGCTACAGTCCGATGGCCCCGGACATCTTCGTGTGGTGAGGTTGCTGGAACCAATATCCCCCTGGTGGTTCTCCATTTTAGCAATTTTGCTGATCCTGCTGTTTGCTGCTTGTATCTTCTTTTTGAAGAAACAGAAATACATTTAA